Part of the Verrucomicrobiia bacterium genome is shown below.
AATGACATTCAACGTTAACGGCCAAGCCCGCTTTGGATGGGAGCGGCGCGCGTCTGTGTGCGGAAAGGTTATGGAGGAGAGCCACCCGGACATCGTCGGCTTTCAAGAATTTGGGGTTACAAACTGGGAAACGTTTTCCGACCATCTTCCCTACTTCGATATCTACTACGGGCTGGAAGCGGGCGATATCTTTATCAATCCCATTGCTTGGGATAAGAACCGCTACCACTGCCGGGAGGCCCATACCCAATGGCTCAGTGAGACCCCGCATGTGTACTCCAAGGGATGGGACGGCTCTGAACGTGGCGTCAGCTGGGTAGTCTTAGAGGATTGTTCAGCCGAGCGCGTCATACTGTTTCTCAATGTGCATTTGGACAACAAAGGTGAAAAAGCCCGCATAGAAGGTACCCGCCAAATGCTCACGATCATTGGGCAGTACCCCAACTCCCTCCCCACTATCATCACAGGGGACTTCAACTGCAGCCCTCACCTTCCCCACGACACCTCTTCATACACACGAAAACCCTACGACATGCTGGTAGATGCAGGCTTTTGCGACAGCTGGTCAGACGTCAATCCGGAGACTGCTCAAGTACCCCATACCTTCCACGGATACCAAGGCGAAGAGTATGTAGCAGACCAAT
Proteins encoded:
- a CDS encoding endonuclease/exonuclease/phosphatase family protein: MHPFRAMTFNVNGQARFGWERRASVCGKVMEESHPDIVGFQEFGVTNWETFSDHLPYFDIYYGLEAGDIFINPIAWDKNRYHCREAHTQWLSETPHVYSKGWDGSERGVSWVVLEDCSAERVILFLNVHLDNKGEKARIEGTRQMLTIIGQYPNSLPTIITGDFNCSPHLPHDTSSYTRKPYDMLVDAGFCDSWSDVNPETAQVPHTFHGYQGEEYVADQFGTWHTDWIMVRSIKTLQHEIIRKAEDVTFPSDHYPVVSLLEYTAESAA